A genome region from Colwellia sp. Arc7-D includes the following:
- a CDS encoding SGNH/GDSL hydrolase family protein, with amino-acid sequence MIKLPEALGERSGSTGNGSPISLLIIGDSATAGVGTHEQKNALSGQLSNNLAINNQVNWQLVASTGLTSTQLINEIEKLETQTFDFILVSIGVNDVTGLTKESLWVSNIEAIVSLCSTKFGTPKVLLTALPPMHLFTGIMQPLRWWLGVRAKRLNTLMMQTTANYSQCCVLTIDIPFTSEYLAQDGFHPSALAYGVWAEQAATALKLST; translated from the coding sequence ATGATAAAACTCCCAGAAGCATTAGGTGAACGCTCAGGCTCTACAGGTAATGGCAGTCCAATTAGTTTATTGATAATTGGTGATTCGGCTACAGCAGGTGTTGGTACACACGAACAAAAAAATGCATTGTCAGGCCAGTTATCAAACAACCTTGCTATTAACAATCAAGTAAACTGGCAATTAGTAGCGAGTACGGGCCTAACTTCAACACAGTTAATCAATGAAATTGAAAAGTTAGAAACACAAACGTTTGACTTTATTTTGGTATCTATTGGTGTAAATGATGTAACAGGCCTCACAAAAGAAAGTCTCTGGGTTAGTAATATAGAGGCTATTGTAAGCTTATGTAGCACCAAATTTGGTACTCCAAAAGTGTTGTTGACAGCACTTCCTCCGATGCATTTATTTACCGGCATTATGCAACCATTAAGATGGTGGCTAGGAGTACGCGCAAAAAGACTAAATACCTTAATGATGCAAACCACAGCAAATTATAGCCAATGTTGCGTCCTAACAATTGACATACCTTTTACGTCTGAATATTTAGCTCAAGATGGCTTTCACCCGTCAGCACTTGCTTATGGTGTTTGGGCAGAACAAGCCGCGACGGCATTAAAACTATCAACTTAA
- a CDS encoding integration host factor subunit alpha, producing MALTKAEVAEHLFEKVGLSKRDAKDMVEVFFEEVRETLEAGEQVKLSGFGNFDLRVKSERPGRNPKTGEDIPISARKVVTFRPGQKLKSRVEDGNSE from the coding sequence ATGGCGCTAACAAAAGCAGAAGTAGCAGAACATTTATTTGAAAAAGTTGGGCTAAGTAAGCGCGACGCAAAAGATATGGTTGAAGTGTTTTTCGAAGAAGTTCGTGAAACTTTAGAAGCAGGCGAGCAAGTTAAATTATCTGGATTTGGTAATTTTGACTTACGCGTGAAAAGCGAGCGTCCTGGACGTAACCCTAAAACAGGTGAAGATATTCCAATTTCAGCCCGTAAGGTAGTAACTTTTCGACCAGGTCAAAAACTTAAAAGTCGCGTTGAAGATGGTAATAGCGAATAA
- the ttcA gene encoding tRNA 2-thiocytidine(32) synthetase TtcA: protein MSAVLKSALSPSQNTQLEKLEKRLRRHVGQAIAQYNMIEDGDKIMVCVSGGKDSYAMLEILMRLKESAPIHFDLIAVNLDQKQPGFPEHILPNYLESIGVAYQIVEEDTYAIVKEKIPEGKTTCSLCSRLRRALLYKAAKALGATKVALGHHRDDMVETLMLNMFYGGKLKSMPAKLVSDNGEHVVIRPLAFCKEQELIQYAALKQFPIIPCNLCGSQPNLQRQNIKAMLQDWDKNHPGRIESMFTAIKNVVPSHLCDSELFDFKGINANSGIIDGGDTAFDQETFVQAAPESNAVNIHQADLLKVTEIK from the coding sequence ATGAGCGCAGTTTTAAAATCGGCCTTATCTCCAAGCCAAAACACACAATTAGAAAAGCTTGAAAAACGCTTACGACGTCATGTTGGCCAAGCGATTGCCCAATACAATATGATTGAAGACGGCGATAAAATTATGGTGTGTGTTTCTGGTGGCAAAGATAGTTATGCCATGCTCGAAATATTAATGCGCTTAAAAGAATCTGCTCCTATTCACTTTGACTTAATTGCCGTTAACCTTGATCAAAAACAACCCGGTTTTCCAGAGCATATTTTACCAAATTACCTTGAGTCGATAGGTGTCGCTTACCAAATTGTTGAAGAAGACACTTACGCCATTGTTAAAGAAAAAATTCCTGAAGGCAAAACTACATGTAGCTTATGCTCTCGTTTACGCCGAGCATTGTTGTATAAAGCGGCTAAAGCATTAGGAGCAACTAAAGTTGCACTTGGTCATCATCGCGACGACATGGTCGAAACATTGATGCTCAATATGTTTTACGGTGGCAAGCTCAAATCAATGCCCGCAAAACTTGTTTCTGACAATGGCGAGCACGTGGTTATTCGCCCATTAGCATTTTGTAAAGAGCAAGAACTTATTCAGTATGCTGCCCTAAAGCAATTCCCTATTATTCCTTGTAACTTATGTGGTTCACAACCTAACTTACAGCGTCAGAACATTAAGGCAATGCTACAAGATTGGGATAAAAATCACCCAGGGCGTATTGAGTCTATGTTTACGGCGATTAAAAATGTAGTGCCTTCACATTTATGTGACAGCGAACTTTTTGACTTTAAAGGTATTAACGCAAACTCTGGAATTATTGATGGTGGTGATACCGCTTTTGATCAAGAGACATTTGTACAAGCTGCGCCTGAAAGTAACGCTGTTAACATTCATCAAGCCGATTTATTGAAAGTAACAGAGATAAAATAA
- a CDS encoding glucosaminidase domain-containing protein, translating into MRKINKQNIFGFIFLALLVIGLVAPFTFLKVEEASETVEQTVSKKTFKKVAKKIEQPLHDVNLPNFAKIRDVKEKKRKFFAFIKPAVAAENKKILAKRVEVERLIEQLTLEQPFSLEDEALVAKLITQYKVSKKFSLLKQLYELQLKVDVIPQALVLVQAANESAWGTSRFARIGLNFFGVWCYSEGCGMVPSSRNSGADHEVAAYSSVKQGVERYLHNINTHRAYNVFRLIRGQLRDQNQPLAPEILATGLTAYSERGADYVLELTEMIRHNRPYFDLANK; encoded by the coding sequence TTGAGAAAAATTAATAAGCAAAATATTTTCGGCTTTATATTTTTAGCCCTATTAGTTATTGGTTTAGTCGCGCCATTCACTTTTTTAAAGGTAGAAGAAGCTAGTGAAACCGTTGAACAGACAGTATCTAAAAAAACGTTTAAAAAAGTGGCTAAAAAGATAGAACAGCCGCTTCACGACGTTAACTTACCAAACTTTGCCAAAATTCGAGATGTAAAAGAGAAAAAACGAAAATTTTTTGCTTTTATTAAACCAGCGGTAGCGGCTGAAAATAAAAAGATACTTGCTAAGCGTGTTGAAGTAGAACGCTTAATTGAGCAGCTGACCTTAGAGCAACCTTTTAGTCTCGAAGATGAAGCGTTAGTTGCAAAGTTAATTACGCAATATAAAGTCAGTAAAAAATTCTCACTGTTAAAACAGCTCTATGAATTACAGCTTAAAGTAGACGTTATTCCGCAAGCACTTGTTTTAGTGCAAGCGGCAAATGAGTCAGCTTGGGGGACATCTCGGTTCGCTCGAATAGGTTTGAATTTTTTCGGTGTTTGGTGTTATAGCGAGGGCTGTGGCATGGTGCCAAGTAGTCGTAATTCAGGTGCGGATCATGAAGTAGCTGCTTACAGTTCTGTAAAACAAGGCGTTGAGCGCTATTTACATAACATTAATACGCATCGCGCTTATAACGTATTTAGGCTTATTCGAGGCCAATTACGGGATCAAAACCAACCTTTGGCACCAGAAATATTAGCGACAGGCTTAACCGCTTACTCTGAACGTGGTGCAGATTATGTCTTAGAACTCACTGAGATGATCAGACATAATCGACCATACTTTGATCTTGCAAATAAATAA
- the uspE gene encoding universal stress protein UspE produces the protein MEKYQKILAIVDPTTEDQKAVKRALELARKTGASITAFLTIYDFSYEMTTMLSGDEREAMCKSVINDRTQWLQSLLAELDVTDITIDCKVIWHNRPFEQIIAQVIDHDYDIVIKGTHQHDKFKSVIFTPTDWHILRKCPCPVLLVKEHLWPENGNIVAALNIGSEEEEHKALNDKITAEAKQLAKVMKANLHLVNSFPGTPVNIAIEIPEFDANDYNLAMLKHHEEAMLEHATAFNITKEYTHIKEGLPEDIIQSVAEALDAELVILGTIGRTGLSAALIGNTAEHVIDRLNCDVLALKPEGYVSPLDVK, from the coding sequence ATGGAAAAGTATCAAAAAATACTCGCTATTGTTGACCCCACAACAGAAGATCAAAAAGCGGTAAAACGAGCATTAGAATTAGCGCGAAAAACTGGCGCAAGTATTACCGCATTTTTGACCATATATGACTTTTCTTATGAGATGACCACTATGCTTTCAGGCGACGAGCGTGAAGCAATGTGTAAATCTGTTATAAATGATCGTACTCAATGGTTGCAGTCTTTACTTGCTGAACTCGATGTAACTGATATCACCATTGATTGTAAAGTTATCTGGCATAATCGTCCTTTCGAGCAAATAATTGCACAAGTTATTGATCATGATTACGACATAGTCATTAAAGGCACACATCAACACGACAAATTTAAATCAGTAATATTTACCCCTACTGATTGGCACATTTTACGCAAATGTCCCTGCCCTGTTTTGCTAGTGAAAGAGCATTTATGGCCAGAAAATGGCAATATTGTTGCTGCATTGAATATTGGCAGCGAAGAAGAAGAGCATAAAGCGCTTAATGATAAAATTACGGCAGAAGCAAAACAGCTAGCTAAAGTTATGAAAGCAAACCTACATTTGGTTAATTCTTTCCCTGGTACGCCGGTAAATATTGCGATAGAAATTCCAGAGTTTGATGCCAATGATTACAACCTCGCCATGTTAAAACATCATGAAGAAGCGATGTTAGAACATGCAACTGCGTTTAATATTACTAAAGAATACACTCATATTAAAGAAGGCTTACCTGAAGATATTATACAAAGTGTCGCCGAAGCCTTAGACGCAGAACTGGTTATTTTAGGCACCATTGGACGTACAGGTTTATCTGCAGCGCTAATTGGCAATACAGCAGAACATGTAATTGATAGACTAAACTGTGATGTACTTGCGTTAAAGCCTGAGGGTTACGTTTCACCCTTGGACGTTAAATAA
- the fnr gene encoding fumarate/nitrate reduction transcriptional regulator Fnr yields the protein MNNKSCTDQQHIHCQNCSISELCLPFSLNNQELETLDNIIDRKLPIQKGEQIFNDGQPMQALYAIRSGTFKTYTINKQGEEQITGFHLAGDLLGFDAIANAEHPSFAKALETSMVCEIPYNTLDHLSNSMPKLKKQILRMMSTEIREDHEMLMLLNRKNAEQRLATFFSTLSSRYNARGLSASEFRLSMTRSDIGNYIGLTVETISRLLNRFDKNGLIAVNGKLITIVNIEKLNECAGL from the coding sequence ATGAATAATAAATCGTGTACCGATCAGCAACATATTCACTGTCAAAACTGTAGCATTAGTGAGTTATGCTTGCCATTTTCGCTTAATAATCAAGAGCTAGAGACTCTAGATAACATTATTGATCGTAAGCTCCCTATTCAAAAAGGAGAGCAGATTTTTAATGATGGTCAGCCTATGCAGGCGCTTTACGCGATTCGTTCAGGCACATTCAAAACCTATACCATCAACAAACAAGGCGAAGAACAAATTACCGGTTTTCATTTAGCAGGTGATTTACTTGGCTTTGATGCCATTGCTAATGCAGAGCACCCAAGTTTTGCTAAAGCATTGGAAACCTCAATGGTTTGTGAAATTCCTTATAATACACTCGATCATTTATCTAACAGCATGCCTAAGTTAAAAAAACAGATTTTGCGCATGATGAGCACTGAAATTCGTGAAGACCATGAAATGCTAATGTTGCTTAATCGTAAAAATGCAGAGCAACGCCTAGCCACGTTTTTTAGTACCTTAAGCAGTCGATATAATGCCCGTGGTTTATCAGCCTCTGAATTTCGCTTATCTATGACGCGCAGCGATATTGGTAACTATATTGGTTTAACGGTTGAAACAATAAGCCGACTCCTTAATCGCTTTGATAAAAATGGTTTAATTGCTGTTAATGGCAAACTGATTACCATTGTAAATATTGAAAAATTAAATGAGTGTGCTGGACTTTAA
- a CDS encoding DUF2937 family protein → MLTLINNIIDRCFFTVTFILGVQLPEFMQQYQQRLGGHLAEAQSQLAQFEVIAQQHFDGSLITMIDRYKENTEASIISTGELIELLSLRVDYLASHLTQISQTDYLNSVYQLVWHLDQQIASGTAENFSMGIPLELNALATGGALALGALLLKELTVFAVKRPFKAKKIDPIQS, encoded by the coding sequence ATGTTGACTTTAATTAACAATATTATTGATCGTTGCTTTTTTACGGTTACTTTTATTTTGGGCGTACAATTGCCTGAATTTATGCAGCAATACCAACAACGCCTTGGCGGTCATTTAGCAGAAGCTCAGTCACAATTAGCCCAATTTGAGGTAATAGCACAGCAACATTTTGATGGCAGCTTAATCACTATGATTGACCGCTATAAAGAAAATACTGAAGCCTCAATTATCAGTACCGGAGAGTTAATCGAACTGTTATCTTTACGTGTCGATTACTTGGCAAGTCATTTAACGCAAATTTCACAGACCGATTACCTCAACAGTGTATATCAACTTGTTTGGCATTTAGATCAACAAATTGCTTCTGGCACAGCTGAAAACTTTTCAATGGGGATCCCACTTGAATTAAACGCGCTAGCAACCGGAGGAGCGCTTGCTCTAGGTGCATTGTTGCTAAAAGAGTTAACGGTATTTGCCGTTAAACGCCCTTTTAAAGCCAAAAAAATTGACCCTATTCAATCATAA
- a CDS encoding ABC transporter ATP-binding protein/permease produces MRRSSHQSEQEVTTFNWHVVKLLLPYLFEFKARIFFALACLVLTKVASVYLPFILKDIVDILDKQQDNRIYIVPFALVGAYGLVRLTIVLFAEIRDTLFGRVTERAIRRIGLKVFQHLHKLDLDFHLNRQTGGLSRDIDRGTTGINFLMRFMIFNIIPTLIEITMVVGILFFNYGIWFALITLSSIVLYVAYSVYATDWRTRFIREANKADSSSNTRAIDSLLNYETVKYFTNEDFEAKAYDSQLADWEQAKMKNRLSLFALNGGQALIISCAMTAMLALAAYQVTYEKMTLGDFVLINAFMMQLFIPLNFLGFVYREIKGSLANIEQMFELMLRKPKVEDSENADILNLSAAEIKFENVSFAYNAKRPIIKNVSFTIKSGQKVAVVGESGSGKSTLVKLLFRFYDCDSGKITIDAQNIREVTQHSLRKNIGIVPQDTVLFNDTLFENVQYGAPKASKDKVNKAFKMAHLSDFVSRLPDGMETIVGERGLKLSGGEKQRVAIARTILKNPKILIFDEATSSLDSQSEQAILTAIKEVAEHRTSLVIAHRLSTIVDANHIIVMQQGEIIEQGTHQSLIANKGHYFNMWQLQQSNNH; encoded by the coding sequence ATGCGTAGATCCTCTCATCAAAGCGAGCAAGAAGTCACCACCTTTAATTGGCATGTAGTTAAATTGTTACTGCCTTATTTATTTGAATTTAAAGCGCGTATATTTTTTGCCTTAGCCTGCTTAGTATTAACAAAAGTTGCCAGTGTTTACCTACCTTTTATTCTTAAAGATATTGTCGATATATTAGATAAACAGCAAGATAATCGTATTTATATCGTTCCTTTTGCATTGGTTGGAGCATACGGACTCGTAAGGTTAACGATTGTACTTTTTGCTGAAATCCGCGATACCTTATTTGGTCGCGTTACTGAACGTGCGATTCGACGAATTGGTTTGAAAGTGTTTCAACACCTGCATAAATTAGATTTAGACTTTCATTTAAATCGCCAAACGGGTGGTTTATCACGTGATATTGATCGCGGTACAACGGGCATTAATTTTTTAATGCGTTTTATGATCTTTAATATTATTCCAACCCTAATCGAAATAACGATGGTGGTGGGAATTTTATTCTTCAACTACGGCATTTGGTTTGCGCTCATCACGTTATCTTCCATTGTGCTCTATGTCGCTTACTCTGTTTACGCAACGGATTGGCGAACACGCTTTATACGAGAAGCAAATAAAGCTGATTCATCAAGTAATACACGCGCAATCGACAGCTTATTAAATTATGAGACCGTTAAATACTTTACCAACGAAGACTTTGAAGCAAAAGCGTATGACAGCCAACTCGCTGACTGGGAACAGGCGAAAATGAAGAACCGCTTATCTTTATTTGCCTTAAATGGTGGTCAAGCGCTGATCATTTCTTGCGCTATGACCGCAATGTTAGCTTTAGCGGCTTATCAAGTGACTTATGAGAAAATGACTTTAGGTGATTTCGTTTTGATCAATGCCTTTATGATGCAGCTATTTATTCCACTAAACTTTTTAGGTTTTGTCTATCGAGAAATTAAAGGGTCATTGGCTAATATTGAACAAATGTTTGAATTGATGCTAAGAAAACCTAAAGTAGAAGACAGCGAAAATGCCGATATTTTAAACTTGTCTGCAGCAGAAATTAAATTTGAAAATGTCTCGTTTGCTTATAACGCTAAGCGACCTATTATCAAAAATGTATCATTCACGATAAAGTCTGGGCAAAAAGTGGCGGTTGTGGGAGAAAGCGGCTCAGGAAAGTCGACATTAGTGAAATTATTATTTCGATTTTACGATTGTGACAGCGGCAAAATAACCATTGATGCACAAAATATTCGTGAGGTTACACAACATTCATTACGAAAAAATATCGGTATAGTGCCGCAAGACACGGTGTTGTTTAATGATACGCTTTTTGAAAATGTGCAATACGGAGCACCAAAAGCCAGCAAAGATAAAGTAAACAAAGCCTTTAAAATGGCACATTTATCTGATTTTGTCTCAAGGTTGCCTGATGGCATGGAAACCATAGTCGGAGAACGCGGTTTAAAGCTTTCAGGTGGTGAAAAACAACGGGTTGCTATTGCACGTACTATTTTAAAAAATCCGAAGATTTTAATATTTGACGAAGCAACATCATCATTGGATAGTCAGTCAGAACAAGCAATATTAACGGCAATTAAAGAAGTCGCCGAGCATAGAACCAGTTTAGTCATTGCTCATCGTTTATCGACCATTGTTGATGCCAATCATATTATTGTGATGCAGCAAGGTGAAATTATAGAGCAGGGCACACATCAATCTTTAATCGCTAATAAAGGCCATTATTTTAATATGTGGCAATTACAACAAAGTAATAACCATTGA
- a CDS encoding DUF1415 domain-containing protein, protein MTQIDEIEQTKQWLEQVIIGLNFCPFAKKEFVNQTIHYHASDKAQLKPALVELLAQCHFLSDNPEIETSLLIYNQGFRDFNRFLDLVDDSNELIVEHGFEGIFQIATFHPEYCFADAEYDDAGNFTNRSPYPTLHLIREKSMEKVLSVYKNPEAIPDNNIALAQKKGADYFQSLLKKIKQD, encoded by the coding sequence ATGACCCAGATAGATGAAATTGAACAAACCAAGCAATGGTTAGAGCAGGTGATCATCGGGCTAAATTTCTGCCCATTCGCCAAAAAAGAGTTTGTTAATCAAACTATTCATTATCATGCTAGCGATAAAGCTCAGTTAAAGCCTGCTTTAGTTGAGCTTTTAGCGCAGTGTCACTTCTTAAGTGATAACCCTGAAATTGAAACAAGCTTGTTGATTTATAATCAAGGCTTTAGAGATTTCAATCGTTTTCTAGATTTGGTTGATGATAGCAATGAATTGATTGTCGAACATGGTTTTGAAGGCATATTTCAAATAGCGACTTTTCATCCTGAATATTGCTTTGCTGACGCTGAATACGATGATGCAGGCAATTTTACTAATCGCTCTCCATATCCTACATTGCATTTAATCCGTGAAAAAAGCATGGAAAAAGTGTTAAGTGTATATAAAAATCCAGAAGCTATTCCTGATAATAATATCGCCTTAGCGCAAAAAAAAGGCGCTGATTATTTTCAAAGCTTATTAAAAAAAATTAAACAAGATTAA